The DNA sequence TCCACCAGGAATGGccactgttttctttctctgctggtCCCAGCCGGGGCTGACCTCTCTGCCAGCCATTTCTGTCATAGAAGGCAATGGTTAGAACACCGAGCTCCAGCATTGAGAAGGAGACTCAGGTATAGCTGCTGCCCTGCCTCTGACAGCTctttgaccttgagcaagtcctttctctttctggacgTCCATTCCTGTTCTGTAAACTGGGCTGCATTCATTCCAAAAGTACAGGATTTGTTGGGGGCCTGCTTCCTGTGCTCTGGGTAGTGTGAAAGGTGCCAGGGATACAGCAGGGAATGAGAACAGCCTTGCTCTTTTTTAGCTCCCATGCAAGTGAATGAGAATAGTTTCATCTTGATGATAAAATTGTATAATATACATGAAAGTCTTTGGGAAATTTTGATGGGTTACTGGGTTAATGTCTGAGTTTTATTTGCACTTTCATATGTAttaattaatattgaatttatcaaagtgtattcatttaaaatcaagtttttagacaatttttaaaatttcctttatacATCTAGAAAAATTCAGAATATTGCATACACAAAAGGTGTTTTTACATAACAACCAGGAAaggaagtgtgaagaggcagtaGGGGAAAGAGGTAACAGGGAGGAAGTAAGataagaaagaagacagaagagCAGTTATACTACAGGCAGAAAAAtggaagagattaaaaaatcagagcaataagaatgaaaataaccagagaaagatttgcctttcgggtttttttgtttttgtcacatTCAGGGCTCTGCTGTACCCAGTGCTCAGGCATTCCCCTTCTCTGACGCCGGCCTTCTTTCTGAATGGTTGTGATGGAGTTGCATGTAGCCATAACGTTAGCCAAGCAACCAGACTGGGGCGTTCTCCTTGCCCGGTATTGCTTTGTACCACCTGACATTCCTGTAGCACCCACTCGTCTTAATGGCTGGAGAGTTGCCCTGGCCTGTGCCAGTGGGACGTCTGGATGCTGGATTCCCCTATGCAGTTGCCGCGTGACCTGCAGCTTACAGCTTTACCGCTCACACCACCAGTGGGAATCCCTCCCTCCTGTGCAGGCTTGCCTCCCACTCCTGCTGGCCCTCATTTCACTTGCTGTATTATCTGACTAGTTTTTCGGAGCTTAGTTTTAATTCAGAAACACCTGTCAAGGGTTCACTACCAATGCTGGGCTGTGTGGGTGCACACTCTGGGGTcaagggtggtgggggtgggacaTAAAGAATTATGATGTTACTGACGGCAGGACCACTTGTTGATACCAGTAGGGTTCTGAGGCAGTGTGGAGCAGCCAGAGACTAGTCAGAGTTCTAAAACTTCAGGCTGTTTTGGTGCTCTTACGATGTTTTTAGGCTTTATGGAGTGGGTTGTGCTGTGTCTCAAACTTAGCTCAAAAAGATCAGCTTTCCTTGGCACAGAGGGTAAGCTGTGTACTCTGTTCCTGTCCTTCTTTAGTCCTTTGTAGTGCTGCCGTCTGTCACTCTTGCAGCTTCCATCTCCTAAGGTTCATCTTCCCGTCTTTGACCCATGGCTCCACTGGTCAGGCTGAAAGTCGCTGCAGACACTCAGAGCCACTTGCTGTGCCCCGTGGCTGTTCTCAGCAACTGACATAGAGTAAGTCAGCTAGTCCTCTCATGGGCTTGTGAGGTAGAGACTGTTATCGTCcctgttttagagatgaggaaactgaggcacagagaagttaagttactagcccaacatcacacagcgggtaagtggcagagcaggggcttgaaaccaggcagtctggctccagaatccatGTTCTTAACGTCTGTGCTGCACAATCTCTCAGTGTTCTGGATGCTTTGGGCTGCTGAGGCCCTCTTGGCATCCAGTGAGACCCCCTTCTGTCCACGCTTGTCTTTTCTTTGGTATCCATACACAAAAGCCTAAGTCTCCTAGATCTTCTTTCACAGGAAAGGAATGCCCCTAATCAGTGGTGGGTTGTAAGCAATTCCACACTAGGTGGCTGAGGTAAGAAGGCAAGCCTGGGGGAGACTGGTGTCCTTCAGAACCAGTTTTTATTGTGAGATTAGCCATTGGGGATAGGAGGAGATCTGCCTGGAGGTGATGTCCCTGTCCTGAAGCAGTGGGTTAAATGTCTAATAGAAGTAGGTGGGTGTGCGGGAAAGGCCATGAGTCAGTGAGTTCTGCTCCAGGTGCAGGGAGGGCACAGaagagaggtgacatttgaggagTTCTTTCCTTTGACGAAGCTGCTTTGCAGGGGCACTAAGTCACATGCTCCCCGGCCTTTATGACTGGGTGATCCTGTGTTTTTTCCAGGCCAGAAAATTCTGACATTTATATATACTGTCTGTTGTTTCAGCTGCTGAAACCAAGAACCCACAGTTACTGGTTCCAAAAACCGAGATATGTGATGAAGCAGAAAAACCCTTCATAATACCAGGAAGAATCCAGAAAGTCGAGCTTCAAGGACCTGAGTTAGGAGAAGCCTGCGAAAAAGGGAACACGTTAAAGAGGCAGAGaataaagagggaaaagaaagattTCAGACAAGTGGCAGTGAAGGACTGTCAAGTACCTGAAAACATCAAAGAAGAGGAAGACCAGAAATGTCACAGATCTGAGGAGAGTTACAGCCCTAGTTCTGGCTCGGTTAAGAACCAGAAAAGCCAGCCTGGGCAGAAGCCTTTCACATGTAGCGTGTGTGGGAAAGGCTTTAGTCAGAGCGCAAACCTCGTAGTGCATCAGCGAATCCACACAGGGGAGAAACCCTTCGAATGTCACGAGTGTGGAAAGGCCTTCATCCAGAGCGCAAACCTGGTCGTGCACCAGCGAATCCACACAGGACAGAAACCTTACGTTTGTGCcaaatgtgggaaagccttcactCAGAGTTCAAATCTGACTGTACATCAAAAAATCCACTCCTTAGAAAAGAACTTCAAGTGCAGTGAATGCGAGAAAGCCTTCAGTTACAGCTCACAGCTTGCTCGGCACCAGAAAGTCCACATTACTGAAAAATGCTACGAATGTAACGAGTGTGGGAAAACGTTCACTCGGAGCTCCAACCTCATCGTCCACCAGAGGATCCACACAGGGGAGAAGCCCTTTGCCTGTAATGACTGCGGCAAGGCCTTCACCCAGAGTGCAAATCTCATCGTGCACCAGCGAAGCCATACTGGCGAGAAGCCGTACGAGTGCAAGGAGTGCGGAAAAGCCTTCAGCTGTTTTTCACACCTGATTGTGCACCAGCGCATCCACACTGCGGAGAAACCTTACGACTGCAGCGAGTGCGGGAAAGCCTTCAGTCAGCTCTCTTGCCTCATCGTGCACCAGCGGATTCACAGTGGGGACCTCCCTTACGTGTGTAACGAGTGCGGCAAGGCCTTCACCTGCAGCTCGTACCTGCTCATTCACCAGCGGATCCACAACGGGGAGAAACCGTACACGTGCAGCGAGTGCGGCAAGGCCTTCCGGCAGAGGTCGAGCCTGACCGTGCACCAGAGGACCCACACCGGGGAGAAGCCCTACGAGTGCGCCAGGTGCGGCGCGGCCTTCATCTCCAACTCGCACCTCATGCGGCACCACAGGACCCACCTTGTCGAGAGCACGTAGAGGCCGAGGAAGACGCCCAGGCGCCGATCGGAGCCTGCCCCGCCGCCGGTCAGACACCGCTTTGCCGTTTCCTTCCGCCTTTGCGAAGATGAGGCCAGCTGTGTCCGTAAACGTAGCAGTTTTCAGGAGTGCGGCACAAAGCACAAGGCAAGCATCTCAGCTACAGAAAATGAAAACGAAGGCCTCGCGGCAAGGATTTGGTTCTTAACTGTGCCCTCGGTGGTCACGTGGTCTGAGGTGGAACGTGGCTTTCTTAGAAATGGTCATACAGAGCTCAGCGATAAAGgtatttttcacttaattttgttttgtaaagTTCTGGTAATGTCTTTGAGCGACGGGCAGGTTCCTGGTGTGGGTCAGCCTGATGGATCCAGAGCTTTGAACCTTGTGTTCCAGTGTTGGGGCTTAAGCAGTGACTAGTTACGGAAACCACTTCGGGTAGCAATTCACCAACAACTCACCTATGAACATTTATAAGCTTTCCATTCCCtaggtaattaaaaaaacaaaacaaaaccctacaGTCTTCTGCTTCTAAAATGGATGGAAGTAGAAAACAGCCGTTCCTCTCATTGCCCGGACCTTGTGACCGTTGGTGTGGTAAAGTTCTTGGGACCTCGGACGATTCTCTTCTGACCGTTTCCTGCTGCCTGCCCGAGCACGTGAGGACTGATGGAGACAGCACGCTGGGGCCGCTAATGCCTCTGGGCTGTGCCCCATTGCCAAGATCAACAACTTCTAGTGACTTACGCCCAGTTGCCGTTGCATCCCATTCTTATGAGAGGCTGCTAACAGCCCCCTCCCAGACAGGGGAGTCTGAGAATAAAGCTCCCTGGAGGCATGCCCACGTTGTCTCTGCTCTCGTCCGGCGCCAGCCCAGCCGGGAGGGCGCAGCTTGGGTGTCACTGTCACTTTCTGGATGGGCTTCAGAAGGAGTGGTGGAGCCCATCTGCTTCTGAGAGGACCGAAGAGGGAGATGAAAGGCgagggaggaggcaggctggGAGTCCTaaggtctttgttgttttttttttaaagttcagaggTATTGAAATATGAAAACTTTTAGAAGGATGAAGAAAGTGGCTGAGGTAAGATACCTGTGTTACCATTGAGCCTTTACTCCCGGAAAAACAGTTTCTAAAACTATGCAATAGGTTGAGTTGTGGAATGACACTGCCTTGTATTTATACAGAACTGGGTTCCTGGTCTGTGCGCCTTCACGTGTGGAGTCGTGGTTCCCGGCACTTACCTCCTGCTTTCACATAGATCGTTTCCCTAATCCCTGTAACGGTGGAAGAGGTGTTTGCCCTTTTTACCAGAGAGAGGTCATTTAACACAGGACCGAGGAGGAAGTGACAGCCTGTACTCAGACCCAGGTCCTAAACCAGGTTCCCTTTGTTCTGCCATGTTCATGCCGTGTCCCACCACCCTCTGTGCCGGATCCATGGGAGAGCCTGAGAAAGGGGTATACAGTCTCGTTTttaggtgaggaagctgaggtgaCAGATTCTGGGGTGTGCCTTAGGCAGTGTGACCAGCAAGCAGCAAACCTAAGACTGGGGTTTGAGTCTCCTGATTTCTGGGTCTGTCTCCACTCGGCTCTCGTCATGTAAGTGTTTATTGTAACGTGGTGTCTGGTGAAGGCAGTTGTGCATAACAAGTCCATGCATTTATTGTCTCATTTCTACAAGACTGTTAATTAACATGGTGTTGTGTAGTTTACAGAGCACTTTCACATACAGAAGGCATACACAAGAAAGCTTCGtcaccttttttcccctttaaccaTAGCCTTTCATCAAAACGTATGTGacttcttttcccattttcacTCCAAATCATGTGGACATACAGAAAAGTCAGGATTCAAAAGTAAGAATGGAAAATGCTCACGCCCTCACAGACCCTGGTCGTGACTCTTCCTGTCCCCCTGACTGGGAGTGGAGGGGCCCAAAGATAACACCACATGTCTCTTCTGAGATTAGTGTAACAAGTTAGGTTTCCCCCTGTGTGGtcaggaggctcagaagagagggAGAGCAGGTCTGAAGATTTGGGATCTGTGACCTTGGCCCATGCTTTCCTGAAACGTATCAGCTAGGACCTGTGACCATTAAGACGGTTAAACTGTTCAAGCTTCATGTTGTATACTCatccacataatggaatactcAGCCATGGATGGTGGCGATCTCCTGGCTGAAGATTTCCATTCATAGGGAGTTCAGAAGAGCCAGGTGATTATGATGGAAAGCGGGGTTTGGGCATCACTGACCCAACCTTGCAGTAAAGCAGTGGCTTTTTAACCTTGGCTGCATGTTAGAGTCATCTAGGACACTTGAAAATTTTTCCATTCCCAGGCCccagtgtttttttaaatctgtagaaGACCCAGTGTGCGTCCAGCTTACGGAGCCACTGCAGTCTGAAACCTGCGGGCCGCAAATGTGTGTGACCAGAGGCTGGGGGCCTCCAGTGTAAAGATCCGGGTGTGTGGGGTATCGGGGCAGGTTCGGTATTGGCTGCTCTGCATCCTCCTTTGCTGCTCACGATGCTTGGCTGCTAGGACTCTGTAACCTAACttactttatttgtattttaggTGAATATaccaaacattttatttatataagcaAACCAAGTTCTACATAACATGCTCTTATTTTCCTCATTCAACAAAGTGGCTTTTTACATTTCTGCTTGTATTTCATCTCCATATCTGGGTTTCTGCAAATCTGCACCCAGCTTCAGGACCCCTGTCCTGCACAAATCATGGGAGCCTAGTAGATGGTTAGACAGGTCAGATCCTTCTCCAACTCATAACAGCTCTCTCTCGCAATTCCATCTCAGCCCTCAAAATAAATTACCACCCACGTGTTTCTGTAGGGCTTCTGATGGGAGAGGAGCAGCTACCCCTTGTTGTCAGATTTGGCTtaggttttccttttctttggggtCACCTCCCTTCTTTCTGGGCTGGGCTGGCTAGAAATGGATGGGAACTCTGAAGCCCCATCTTCTTAAGTCACCAAGAGCTATCAGACTTGAAGCTACATTACGGACAGAACCAAGAAGTCTGTTTTTACCCTCGAATGAGACCAACAGAGGTGTGTTAAGTGGAGCACAAGGGTGTGAAGGTGATGATGAAATCACGTGTAGGTGTTTTGGGAGCATGGGGGAGAGGTTTGCCATCAACACCCCCACCCAACACAGCTGGCCGTGGACTCCTCAGGAGGCTGGTCGTTCCTCTGCTCTgggtcccctcccttccctcggCAGTCGTCCTTCCCCCGCTTCTGTCACTTCTCCACTTGTGTGCCTGATCTTCCTGGGGTCGCAGCCCCTCTGAGAGTCTGATGGAGGTGGTGGGTCCCCTTCAGGAGAAGCACGGTGCTCGGGCAGATCCGTGCTCGTTTGTGGGGGCGTATACGCTCCCTGAGGCCGCTGCACGGAGCCTGTGGAGCCGCACCCGCCGCCTGGGGCTGCACTGCCGCTTGCCTGCACTGCTGCAAAATCGTGACTTAAAAAACGAGGTCAGTCTATGGAATCTCTAAAGATGTTGCTCAGACTCCTAACCTTTTAAACCTTGCTTCTCCGGGATTCCCTCCCTCAGCACGGACGGCATTATCCAGCACTCAGAGACCCAGGAGGCATTTCTGGCTTCCCAGGTATGGTGCATCGATTACAGAAACAGCGATTGTGTACTCCCTCTGCGGCAAACATGGTTCTAGATCCTGGGGTGCCAGAGCAAACAAGGTCTACCATACCCTCTTCTCATGTCTCTTACAGGACAACTGTCTGGATTCCTTAACACGATCTGCTAAGCTCTTCACGGTCTCTTTCCAGCCTCCTGGCTTTCCTTCCCTCGCAGCTTTCCCCGCAGCTGGGGGCCTGCGCTGGCTCGTCTCTGTGCCTTCGCTCACAGCGTCCCTGGTGCCTGTGATGCCTCGCCACCACTCCCCACGCAGCCCGGCTGCTTTgcctgacttttggttttgttaagATTTGGCtcaagcccatctctgggaaacATCTGACTGCCCTGTGGCCAAGACGTATGTTTGGAAGTACAGACGCGTGTGATCTGTGTATCCAGAGTTTTACTTTAtgctttaaagtgaaaaaaaacctGGATTCAGAATTGTGTATATACTACAGTTCTCATATAATGTTGTtacatatactatatactatttaaaaagtatatagatAAATTACCTGAAGGAAATATAAGCAAATGTTATAAATGGTCAAGTGACTTGTTCACAGCCATACAAATGGTAAACTGCAGAGCTTGGGCTCAAACCCAGGTCCTAGGGATACTGGAATTGTGGGTgattaagtgtttttttaaaagtaatttccatattttttataaggcaaaaaaattttatcatcaggaaaaataaattatttattataattacaaATTTAGTTTTGCTGTGTTAACTATAAGCCGTGTCTCAGTTCTCCGTTTGTAGACTGTGGGGCGCActctccttctgtctcctccccttTTCCACCTCTGCCTCTGACAGTGTCCAGTCTAATCATTCCTGCATTCTGCCCTGTAACCAGTGTTTGATGCTTTGTTTATCGACTTGTTCTGAAAGTTGAAATAAACAGCACGAATGTTATTACGACTGTGTAAATGTTCACTGCAGATCCAAGTGGTTTATTGCGATTACGTATCCTTTTTGGAGCGgtattttgtttttactgaagtttccagttgtctttcttttccccttgtaCCTGTTGCTTTTAACGCAGCCTCAGTTATTTGCAAATTCTCCATCCAGTTGGATACTCCTTGAGTCCCCTTTTTCCTGTCTGTTTCCCTTCCAGAGACCTGCAGCCTCCTGCTCCAGTCTGTCCTTGAGGTTCTTTCTGCCTGCCTTTCAGTCGTTAACGCTGTGCTCCAGTGCGTCCTAAATTCCCTGGCTTCCTCTTTGTCTGTTTACTCTCTCGTTTCACTGCAGCACTTCAAGTCACTTCCCAAGAAAGAGTACGTGGAAGGCAAAAGTTTCGAGTGCTTATGTCTAAATCAACTTTCTCTGCCCTCACACCTGACTGGTAGTTTGATTGGCTCTGGAATTCTAGGTTGAAAAATTTCCCCCAAAGTTGGTAGACCTTGCTTCACTGACTTGCAGCATCCACCGTTGCTAATGAGATGTCTGATTCCAGTCTGATTCTGATTTCTTTGACGATCCATAAATAGAATTTACATTACTGcgctctgcttccccaccccttggAAGCTTTTAAAGTCCCCTCTTTACCCTTGGTGCACTCTCTTCCCCAGTGTGCTCAGTGGGATTTTCCAGTCCAGCAACTCAGGTACTTCTACTCTTGGAAATGTTCTTGTTGTTATGTGAcacttaccctttttttttttttctatttttgctttttctggaaTTCTTGTCAGTTAAACGTTGGGCCTTCTGGTTTGATCCTCAGTTACTTTCTCTGTtacttccatttcctcatctcatGCCATTTTCTGGGAGAGTTCCCTGGTTATTTTTCAACCTCTCCAGTGAATTTTTTATGTTGGCAGTTTAATTTCTAAGAGCCTTTtcttgttttcagtttgtttgttgTCTATGGCACACTATCCTCATTTTAGAGACATCTCTCCAACCTGACTATTGTAAGGGTTTTCCTAAAAGTCTCTTCTGTCACCTGAATTGTCATATCACCTTCATTCCCCTGGCCTGGGTCCTTTTTTCTCTTGGTTTATCTTGTTTCTCTCTTTAGAGACTTGCCTCAAATGTGTTGTGATCGTTACTGACACACGCACACTCACAGATACATGCGTGCATATATGTATACCGGGGTGTGGGGGAGGCGTTGGGATTGGCTCAGTAAAAGGCTTCCCTCTGGAGTGGGTTGGTGGTGAGCGGGCTGTTTGCCTGGAGACCTCTCAATGCCAGAATGCAGAGATCGTTTGGCTGGGGCGCTTGTATTTTTTGAGCAAAAGATTCTCTGATGTTTTTGTCTGGGGTTTGGATGATGTAGGTGCttctccgggggggggggggtgacggGAATCAAGTGCTATGACAGGCTTGCAGTTACTGCCCTATTTTTAGCCCCCCTTGCTCCCTCATCGCACCTGGGGTTTCCGGGTCCCAGGTCGGCTGGAGTTTGGGAGGTAGTTCAGCTCCCTCCTTCCACTGTGTTGCCCTCAGCGGGTGTTTCAGTCTGttcctccctccacccagctTTCTCAGTTACCATTTCATCcattttccatcttctagaaatTTGTTCCCTTTAAGCCTTCACTgttatttatgtgttttaaacCATTTTAATCCATTATTGTTTCAGGGGAAGCTAAacgattttaaaaagaatgttgatGTCCTTTGACACAGTGGCACCACTTCTAGAAAGCACTCctaaaaatgagtatttttgaCGACAATTTATATACTAGTCAATGTTAATATTttaccaaaaaatggaaacagcccCCAGTGACTAACAATAGAGGAATGATTACACCACAGTTGATGGAATATTAGGCACCCACTAAAAATcataatttaaagaatatttagtGATATGATAAAATGTTCACAATACtattaaatgaaaaatgcaaaatacaaaatgcagtGGTGTGTGCAGAGAGCCCGGTTTCCTTAAATGCACATGCACAGAAGAGACGGGCAGGAAATAAGTACATCAGGTGTTAATAGTGGTTCCATTTTCTTGCATTATCTCCATTTTCTACAATGAGCCTCAATTACTTTTATGATCAGGAAGGGAAGAGTTAATAAAAGAAAGAGATCATGGCTTGTTCGGAATGGTATGACTTTTCTTGTGGAGTGTGGAAGGGTCGGGGGGTTGGGGCAGCAGAAGAAGGGTCTGGGGAAATAAAGCACCCAGTTAGCAAGGCCCAAATGCCAggcagagaaattcagctgagaAATATATGTAACCCCAGTGCTGGTGACAGAGTTGTGGCTGGAGTGTGGCGGCTCAGCTGGTCAGGGGAGAAAGGATCCTCGCGACCATACAGACAGCTTTCATCAGAGTCCAAGAAAGACCGTGGGATTCTGACTCCGGCATGGGCAGCGGCCAGAGGAGAAGGGCTGGGTAAGAGAAGGGCCAGGAATGACCAGGCCTTCGGGGCAGGGAAAATCAGGCAGCAAATTCCCAAGCCAGAAACTCAGGCTTCCAAACCCTGCGAGACCTGCCCTGTGACAAAGGGGGCCTGGCccaggcctctctgggcctctctgggcctccctggGCCTGCTCTGTGGCTGGCACTCCTGCAGTGTTGGAAAGGGGGCGGGGGAGGCCGGCTaccaggctggctccccaagttcGCCTGCTGGGCCAGTAGCAAGGCTGTAACTGCTCCCTGGTTGAGGAGTTcctgtgtgccagacaccatgATGAGCGCCAGAtgttttttatctcatttaattcttgccCAAGGCGGAAAGCTCTCTTATCTTCATTTTCAAAGTCAGCAGTCACAGTCAGGATTAGAATAACTGAGGCCAAAGCTCGAGCTCCTTCCCCAGTGTGCCCCAGGAACCCCTCTCCTCATCtgaaagtgctttttttttttttaaacctggcaCTAAGCTCTAGGTTCACTTTTTTAAAggactatttatttacttattttatcattccatttatttttattcttttcaggaggggcaaggtaattaggtttatttatttacttatttttaatggaggttctgggattgaaccctggacctcatgcatgctaagtgtacACTCTACTATGCTCTCGCCCTTAAAAGTGTGTTGTTAAATTAGAAGAGTGCTTGCCTGTGGTTAAAAATTTCAGTGGTACCGAAGCAAACAGTGAAG is a window from the Vicugna pacos chromosome 17, VicPac4, whole genome shotgun sequence genome containing:
- the LOC102535243 gene encoding uncharacterized protein isoform X5; its protein translation is MTAELREAMALAPWGPVTVKKEEEEETFVDQASSQQGHSENIKVWAPEEGPQTGLDVSEQDEKGQNMFWDMAVVLKPVQEAPAASAAGSFPLPGTLAKSELLETHGNMTYLAAETKNPQLLVPKTEICDEAEKPFIIPGRIQKVELQGPELGEACEKGNTLKRQRIKREKKDFRQVAVKDCQVPENIKEEEDQKCHRSEESYSPSSGSVKNQKSQPGQKPFTCSVCGKGFSQSANLVVHQRIHTGEKPFECHECGKAFIQSANLVVHQRIHTGQKPYVCAKCGKAFTQSSNLTVHQKIHSLEKNFKCSECEKAFSYSSQLARHQKVHITEKCYECNECGKTFTRSSNLIVHQRIHTGEKPFACNDCGKAFTQSANLIVHQRSHTGEKPYECKECGKAFSCFSHLIVHQRIHTAEKPYDCSECGKAFSQLSCLIVHQRIHSGDLPYVCNECGKAFTCSSYLLIHQRIHNGEKPYTCSECGKAFRQRSSLTVHQRTHTGEKPYECARCGAAFISNSHLMRHHRTHLVEST